The Ranitomeya imitator isolate aRanImi1 chromosome 3, aRanImi1.pri, whole genome shotgun sequence genome has a window encoding:
- the LPAR6 gene encoding lysophosphatidic acid receptor 6, whose translation MMVRNISDTNCTVDDNFKYTLYGCVYSMVFVLGLIANCVALYIFTCTLKIRNETTTYMINLAISDLLFVFTLPFRIFYFSARHWPFTDVLCKISVTLFYTNMYGSILFLTCISVDRYLAIVYPFRSKTIRTKRNAKIVCLAVWLTVLMGSAPSSFFQSTNANNKNNTTQTCFENFSEDTWKTYLSKIVIFIEIVGFFIPLILNVFCSAIVLKTLKKPMTLSRSKLNKRKVLKMIVVHLAIFCFCFIPYNINLVLYSLMRTEVFSNCSVKAAVRTMYPITLCIAVSNCCFDPIIYYFTSETIQNSIKKRNRPMRKDSHFSETMATENFIQHSLQTLKAKIFENESTI comes from the coding sequence ATGATGGTAAGAAATATCTCCGACACAAACTGTACGGTGGATGACAACTTTAAGTACACCTTGTATGGATGTGTTTATAGCATGGTGTTTGTTCTTGGCCTCATCGCAAATTGTGTTGCCTTGTACATTTTCACGTGCACCTTAAAAATACGGAATGAAACCACGACGTACATGATCAATCTGGCCATTTCTGACCTTTTGTTTGTATTTACGCTCCCTTTTCGGATTTTCTACTTTTCAGCCCGCCATTGGCCTTTTACAGATGTACTGTGCAAAATATCTGTCACACTGTTCTACACGAATATGTACGGCAGCATCCTGTTCCTCACTTGTATAAGCGTGGATCGCTATTTGGCAATAGTATACCCTTTTCGGTCAAAGACCATCAGGACAAAGAGAAATGCCAAAATTGTCTGCCTGGCTGTGTGGCTCACCGTTCTTATGGGAAGCGCCCCATCATCCTTTTTCCAGTCTACAAATGCAAATAATAAAAACAACACTACCCAAACCTGCTTCGAGAACTTTTCAGAGGATACTTGGAAAACATATCTGTCAAAGATTGTGATATTTATTGAAATAGTGGGCTTTTTCATCCCTCTCATCCTCAATGTTTTCTGCTCAGCAATAGTTTTGAAGACCCTGAAGAAACCAATGACTTTGAGCAGAAGCAAACTGAACAAAAGGAAAGTGCTGAAAATGATAGTTGTCCACCTGGCCATCTTTTGTTTCTGCTTCATACCTTACAATATTAATCTGGTGCTATATTCTCTTATGAGGACAGAGGTGTTTAGCAATTGCTCAGTGAAGGCTGCAGTCCGAACTATGTATCCCATTACATTGTGCATTGCGGTGTCTAACTGCTGCTTTGACCCCATCATCTACTATTTTACTTCAGAGACTATTCAAAACTCCATAAAAAAGAGAAACCGACCTATGAGGAAAGACTCTCACTTCTCGGAAACAATGGCTACAGAAAATTTTATTCAGCATAGCTTACAAACGCTTAAGGCTAAAATATTTGAAAATGAATCCACAATATGA